In Streptomyces canus, one DNA window encodes the following:
- a CDS encoding glycosyl hydrolase family 95 catalytic domain-containing protein, with protein MSSPSAPEPSRRTVLATGSALGGTLLASGLPLTQATAADRPDTAPPAGDPWRTVLDDADLVWQRMPAAWYEGPFLGNGLLGSGIYAEPGAASTAVRFTIQHSEVQDHRPEFGSLFGLARLPIGHFTLEPVGAITGLDWRLSLRDAELTGTLTTDKGTLALRALIHNDRSVLAVEVTASEGERGFRWVFHPADAISPRAAFKPLPDGYQGNPPAQVADHDGITAAVQPLLAGGQHVTAWRERTRGRTRTLYAHVAHSHPRTTALGRALTALRRTEQLPYSALAVDHRAWWHAYYRKSFLSLPDARIQRFYWIQLYKTASAARRDAPVMATSGPWLEPTPWPNTWWNLNAQLEYWLIHGSNHLELDAITRALSEFRDNLAQETPTPYRADSLGIPRTTDPHLVNGAASTLMGYGVGVPGQDPPTPEVGNLTWALHNVWLSYRHTMDRSILQDVLFPLLRKAINYYLHFLESGPDGKLHLPATFSPEYGGDSRDCNYDLMLLTWGCRTLLESAELLGIDDPLVPRWREVLAKRVPYPTDANGFMIGADIPFAKSHRHYSHLLAVYPLYEVTGRTPDERALIERSLAHWVGFEGALQGYTFTGAASMSALLGKGEDALGYLGELMTRFIQPNTMYQESGPVIETPLSAAQSLHDMVCQSWGGVIRVFPALPAAWTDLVVHDFRTQGAFLLGARREDGATRWVRLLSEAGAPCVVRHGIAGPVDVRDGRGRPLPHIDVGDGAVQVALRKGESALITARGDRPDLTVAPVRPNEDAPRWGLPRV; from the coding sequence CCCTCGGCGGCACACTCCTGGCGTCGGGCCTGCCTCTCACGCAGGCGACGGCGGCCGACCGGCCCGACACCGCCCCGCCGGCCGGCGACCCCTGGCGCACCGTTCTCGACGACGCCGACCTCGTCTGGCAGCGGATGCCGGCCGCCTGGTACGAAGGTCCCTTCCTCGGCAACGGCCTCCTCGGCTCCGGGATCTACGCCGAACCGGGAGCCGCCTCGACCGCGGTGCGTTTCACCATCCAGCACTCCGAAGTGCAGGACCACCGCCCCGAGTTCGGCTCACTTTTCGGTCTCGCCCGGCTGCCGATCGGGCACTTCACACTGGAGCCGGTGGGTGCGATCACCGGGCTCGACTGGCGGCTGTCGCTGCGCGACGCAGAGTTGACCGGCACGCTCACCACCGACAAGGGCACCTTGGCCCTGCGCGCCCTGATCCACAACGACCGCTCGGTCCTGGCCGTGGAGGTGACCGCGAGCGAGGGTGAGCGCGGCTTCCGGTGGGTGTTCCATCCGGCGGACGCGATCAGCCCGCGGGCCGCCTTCAAGCCGCTGCCGGACGGCTACCAGGGCAATCCGCCCGCCCAGGTCGCCGACCACGACGGGATCACCGCCGCCGTGCAGCCGCTGCTGGCGGGCGGGCAGCACGTCACCGCGTGGCGGGAGCGGACCAGGGGCCGGACCCGGACGCTGTACGCGCACGTCGCGCACTCGCACCCCAGGACCACGGCGCTGGGCCGGGCCCTCACAGCGCTCCGCCGAACGGAACAACTCCCCTACTCCGCCCTGGCGGTGGACCATCGCGCCTGGTGGCACGCCTACTACCGCAAGAGTTTCCTGTCCCTCCCCGACGCCCGTATCCAGCGCTTCTACTGGATCCAGCTGTACAAGACCGCCTCCGCCGCCCGACGCGACGCCCCCGTGATGGCGACGAGCGGACCCTGGCTGGAGCCCACGCCCTGGCCCAACACCTGGTGGAACCTGAACGCCCAACTGGAGTACTGGCTCATCCACGGCTCCAACCATCTCGAACTGGACGCCATCACACGGGCGTTGAGCGAGTTCCGGGACAACCTCGCCCAGGAGACGCCGACGCCCTACCGCGCCGACTCGCTGGGCATCCCGCGCACCACCGATCCCCACCTGGTCAACGGCGCGGCCAGCACCCTCATGGGCTACGGCGTCGGCGTCCCGGGCCAGGACCCTCCCACCCCCGAAGTCGGCAATCTGACCTGGGCGTTGCACAACGTCTGGCTCAGCTACCGGCACACGATGGACAGGTCGATCCTCCAGGACGTCCTGTTCCCCCTGCTGCGCAAGGCGATCAACTACTACCTGCACTTCCTCGAGTCCGGTCCGGACGGCAAGCTGCACCTGCCCGCCACCTTCTCCCCCGAGTACGGCGGCGACTCGCGCGACTGCAACTACGACCTGATGCTCCTGACCTGGGGCTGCCGCACCCTTCTCGAGTCCGCCGAACTCCTCGGCATCGACGACCCGTTGGTGCCCCGCTGGCGCGAGGTGCTGGCGAAACGGGTGCCGTATCCGACGGATGCCAACGGCTTCATGATCGGTGCGGACATCCCCTTCGCGAAGTCGCACCGCCACTACTCCCACCTGCTCGCGGTGTACCCGCTGTACGAGGTCACCGGCCGCACGCCCGACGAACGCGCCCTGATCGAGCGGTCGTTGGCGCACTGGGTGGGCTTCGAAGGTGCCCTGCAGGGCTACACCTTCACCGGCGCCGCCTCCATGTCGGCGCTGCTCGGCAAGGGCGAGGACGCGTTGGGGTACCTCGGCGAGCTGATGACCCGTTTCATCCAGCCCAACACCATGTACCAGGAGTCCGGGCCGGTCATCGAGACACCCCTGTCGGCGGCCCAGTCACTGCACGACATGGTGTGTCAGTCGTGGGGCGGGGTCATCAGGGTGTTTCCCGCGCTGCCCGCCGCCTGGACGGACCTGGTCGTGCACGACTTCCGTACGCAGGGCGCCTTCCTGCTCGGCGCGCGGCGTGAGGACGGCGCCACGCGCTGGGTGCGGCTGCTGAGCGAGGCGGGTGCGCCCTGCGTCGTACGGCACGGGATCGCGGGTCCCGTCGACGTACGCGACGGACGGGGACGCCCCCTCCCTCACATCGACGTCGGCGACGGTGCCGTCCAAGTCGCCCTGCGCAAGGGTGAGTCGGCCCTCATCACCGCCAGGGGCGACCGTCCCGACCTGACGGTCGCGCCCGTGCGCCCGAACGAGGACGCGCCCCGCTGGGGGCTGCCCCGCGTCTGA